The Lactobacillus sp. CBA3605 genome contains a region encoding:
- a CDS encoding nucleoside 2-deoxyribosyltransferase, with protein sequence MNNVYLAAPFFDEAQKARIAQVKAALIANPTINSAGIFLPEEHQFEAEPFGSRAWQQYVYASDMRQVHRADLVVALLDFDMTSDTNEPDSGTMFEIGAAVAEKTPVLVVQFDADKQLNLMIAQGLTAYFDASKDGLQALATYDCDDLKSRPAKRPVF encoded by the coding sequence ATGAATAACGTTTATTTAGCAGCTCCCTTTTTTGACGAGGCCCAAAAAGCACGCATTGCTCAGGTTAAAGCCGCTTTAATCGCTAACCCAACAATCAATTCAGCCGGCATTTTCTTGCCAGAAGAACACCAATTCGAAGCTGAACCCTTTGGTAGCCGAGCTTGGCAACAATACGTTTATGCCTCTGACATGCGGCAAGTTCACCGCGCTGATCTAGTGGTCGCCCTACTCGACTTTGACATGACCAGTGACACTAACGAACCTGATTCCGGTACTATGTTCGAGATTGGCGCCGCCGTGGCTGAAAAGACACCGGTTCTGGTCGTTCAATTCGATGCTGACAAACAACTCAACTTAATGATTGCCCAAGGCTTAACTGCTTATTTCGATGCTAGCAAAGACGGGTTACAAGCTTTAGCCACGTACGATTGTGATGATCTTAAATCTAGACCAGCCAAGCGCCCCGTTTTTTAG